The sequence ggaTGCACCATGTATTCATCATGATATTGATATTAGCTCAAAAAGTTAtttattggtattggcagatatgaacatctCTGCCAGTATTGACGATACATCATTAAATATCTACCTTTGTACAGGtgtatctaaaaaaattagaataacatgaaaagcttttttttcctgtgatataattcaagaagtgaaacttccatatattctagattgatctcacacaaagtgaaacatttcaagactttttttgttttaatgttgatgattacggcttatagctcacaaaaataaaaaatcgaCTACCTCAAAAtgttagaatattgtggaaaagtccaatttgcgaGGTTTCCtcagccttcattctctcactctagTTCAGTACACAAAACTGCAATAATGGGGGAGACTGTTTACACGACAAAtctccagaagacaatcattggcaacgtccacaaggagggtaagccacataAGGTTGTTGCTGAAAGGGcgggctgttctcagaggctgtatcaaagcatatccATGGAAAGCTGACTGGAAGACAAAACTGTGGTAAGAGGAGTTGCACaaacaacagggatgagctcaaccttcagaggattgtcaaacgaTGCTGATCCAAGAACTTaaaggagcttcacaaggagtggactgaggctggagtccgtggatcaagagccaccataCACAGACAGACCCAGGAAATAGGCTTCTCACCTGGGccaaggagaaaaagaactagGTAGTtcctcagtggtccaaagtcctatTTTCATATGAAAGTAAATCTTATATTTTTAGGACTGTCCAGTGGCtactttcccacatgtctctccccagctttttcatccctgtttctgactcctCTTCTATAAATTAAGGCATGACATGgcctaaacatttttttgaatttcatttggaaatcaaagcCCAGAGTCTtgaggaagatctgagaggtacagaatccaaggtgcttaaAGTctagtgttttcagtttccacagtcagtgatggtttgaggtgccgcGTCATTCATGGATGTTGGTCCACTGCTTTAtgaagtccagagtcaacgttgtcagccatctaccaggagattttagagcactgtATGCTTTCATCTGCTgggaagctttatggagatactgatttccttttccagcaggacttggcacctgtccacagtgcCTCAGTAcatcccagcagtgccacagagtGACTGGCTCCATGCCATGATGCATAGATGTAGTAATTTGTGTAAAGGgggctccaaccaattactgagtgaaTAAATGAGCATAGTTGTCCAGGTGGTTGACATTTGTGTATTATAAAGCCTTTTTTGCACTGGGgttttgtgatattttaatattttgagatagtggatttttgtgagctgtaggATGTAATCATTAACACTTAAACAAAACActaataaatatttaacttaAATATTTAAGAGATATGGCTCTGGTCCTtactcttatttatttattttttattaaatctttttttcatttaatccATCAAAGGTCAGTTGCGCTTAGTTTCTCACCTGCTAAGGACCCCTTGCTCCTTCCcctccttcctcttctcctccaaAGAGACAAACACCTTCTCCATGGTCTGCATAGTTTCCACTGTACTCTTGTGGTCTGACTGGATCCCCTGGACCTCCTCTCTAGCTTGGTGTTCATATGAGAACCCTCCATCCTCCATCCCACTGGAGGTGGAAACAGCCTGCAGAGCGGCTCTATTCTGGAGAACCAGAAGACGGGACCTGGCGAACTCCTCAGGCCCAGCGATGTTCTCCCAACAGATGGCAGAGGACGGGGGCAGCCAGAAGCGCTGGGAGCAGTTCACTGGTTTTTCTGGGGTCTCTGTTACAAAGGGACTGTCAGCAGGAAAGCTGTGGAGAAGGTGCAGAAGAGATGATCCAGATCCCCACTCCCAGTCCCCCAGGTCTGGCTTCCCAGTCTCTTGCTCTGGGAGAAAAGGAGGAGGGGGCCCTGCTGCTCTTGCCCCCACATCACCCAGCAGGAGG comes from Cheilinus undulatus linkage group 16, ASM1832078v1, whole genome shotgun sequence and encodes:
- the si:ch211-57n23.1 gene encoding uncharacterized protein si:ch211-57n23.1; translation: MLQGAVSWAVLCLCCFLLLGDVGARAAGPPPPFLPEQETGKPDLGDWEWGSGSSLLHLLHSFPADSPFVTETPEKPVNCSQRFWLPPSSAICWENIAGPEEFARSRLLVLQNRAALQAVSTSSGMEDGGFSYEHQAREEVQGIQSDHKSTVETMQTMEKVFVSLEEKRKEGKEQGVLSSLKRNLADTSNAIDGKDHTASILEDNFSTLEKNLISMQLRLNKLIQQ